AAAATCCGGTAACAGTTTGCTTATTTCGTCCACCAGACGGGTAAATATTTTTTCTACTTCGTCGATGTGTTCCATAAGTTTCCGGCAGAAACGGCTGTATACGTAAGACGGCGGAACCGCCCGTTCCCCCACCCACGGGTCAAATCCGCAAATCTCCCGCAGTTGCGCGTTCCGCAACAGCTCGCGCCGCAGGCTCTCTATGGACGGGTGTTGGTATATAATCCCTGCTATTA
The nucleotide sequence above comes from Calderihabitans maritimus. Encoded proteins:
- a CDS encoding transposase; amino-acid sequence: IAGIIYQHPSIESLRRELLRNAQLREICGFDPWVGERAVPPSYVYSRFCRKLMEHIDEVEKIFTRLVDEISKLLPDFGRILAVDSKAINSLSRGKKQEGASPKPDGRRDTDADFGKK